A region from the Desulfomarina profundi genome encodes:
- the alaS gene encoding alanine--tRNA ligase, producing MNGNEIRKKFLEYFKESNHEVVESSSLVPKDDPTLLFTNAGMVQFKMVFMGEDKRDYVRAATSQRCVRAGGKHNDLENVGYTARHHTFFEMLGNFSFGDYFKEEAIHFAWKFLTVDLGLPREKLWVSIFEDDDEAYELWEKIEDLPEGRIVRMGEEENFWAMGDTGPCGPCSEIHIDQGVEAGCGREDCALGCDCDRFLELWNLVFMQFNRSEDGTMTPLPKPSIDTGMGLERVAAVLQGKFNNYDSDLFAPIISELETLSGKGYSMNRQDDTAMRVIADHARATTFLVADGVLPSNEGRGYVLRRIMRRAVRYGKHLGLEKPFMDAVCRVVVSQMIEAYPHLGDAGSLLSKVVSNEEDRFRETLEHGLALLDEEIDRLGSVGQKCIQGDFIFKLYDTFGFPFDIVRDIALERGFEFDEAGFLNAMENQREKSRQSRKDEGVRLFDEGVKALAADDLKAAFKGYATLSLESKVGGLLDSNGARVSELGEGVSGRLFVEETPCYAEAGGQVGDSGRIIWKNGQGVVESTLSEGDNIILHKVSIEKGVLREGDMVEIMVDPDKRQATAAHHSATHLLQAALREVLGDHVKQAGSLVGPDRLRFDFTHFSPLEEKEIEAIEQLVNEKIRENCQVTTQILDRDEAIRDGATALFGEKYEDAVRVVSMADFSKELCGGTHVAYSGEIGLFKILSEGGIAAGVRRIEALAGSRAFDHIQSVCGREREVCTLLNATADEVVTKVKTLLKTNKSQEKKIADLSTRLASSDLHSILADAMTVAGIQVVAAKIPLDNPRTLREVGDKIRDNMGSGIALLGGDNGGKAALLAIVSKDLTGKVKAGELVNRVAKIVGGKGGGRPDMAQAGGPMVDRLNEAIASVPAVVEKIMKGK from the coding sequence ATGAATGGAAATGAAATAAGAAAAAAGTTCCTGGAGTATTTTAAAGAGAGCAACCATGAGGTAGTGGAAAGCTCCTCGCTGGTCCCCAAAGATGATCCCACCCTGCTGTTTACCAATGCGGGTATGGTGCAGTTTAAAATGGTTTTTATGGGTGAAGACAAGCGTGATTATGTCCGTGCAGCCACAAGTCAGCGCTGTGTCCGTGCCGGCGGTAAGCATAACGACCTTGAGAATGTTGGGTATACAGCAAGGCACCACACATTTTTTGAAATGCTCGGGAATTTTTCTTTTGGTGACTACTTCAAAGAAGAAGCCATTCATTTTGCCTGGAAATTTCTGACAGTGGATTTGGGCTTGCCCCGTGAAAAGCTCTGGGTTTCGATTTTTGAAGATGATGATGAGGCTTATGAGCTGTGGGAAAAGATAGAGGATCTGCCGGAAGGCCGGATCGTCAGAATGGGTGAAGAGGAAAATTTCTGGGCAATGGGTGATACCGGTCCCTGTGGTCCCTGTTCCGAAATTCATATTGATCAGGGGGTGGAAGCGGGTTGCGGACGAGAGGATTGCGCGCTTGGCTGTGACTGTGACCGTTTTCTCGAGCTGTGGAACCTGGTATTCATGCAGTTCAACCGTTCTGAAGACGGGACAATGACACCATTGCCCAAACCAAGTATTGATACCGGTATGGGACTGGAGAGGGTTGCGGCAGTTCTCCAGGGGAAATTCAATAACTACGATTCGGATCTTTTTGCTCCGATTATTTCAGAACTCGAAACCCTGTCCGGAAAAGGATACAGCATGAACAGACAGGACGACACAGCCATGCGGGTCATTGCTGACCATGCAAGGGCGACCACGTTCCTGGTTGCCGATGGGGTGTTGCCGTCAAACGAAGGCCGTGGTTATGTTCTTCGAAGAATTATGCGTCGGGCCGTACGGTATGGAAAGCATCTCGGTCTTGAAAAACCATTTATGGATGCCGTCTGCAGGGTGGTTGTCAGCCAGATGATTGAAGCCTATCCCCATCTCGGGGATGCAGGCTCACTTCTCTCCAAGGTGGTGAGTAATGAGGAAGACCGATTCAGGGAAACGCTGGAGCATGGTCTTGCTCTTCTTGATGAAGAAATCGATCGTCTTGGCAGCGTGGGCCAGAAATGCATCCAGGGTGATTTTATTTTCAAACTCTACGATACCTTTGGTTTTCCCTTTGATATCGTGCGGGATATTGCCCTGGAAAGAGGATTTGAATTTGATGAGGCCGGGTTCCTTAACGCTATGGAGAACCAGAGAGAAAAATCGAGACAGTCAAGAAAAGATGAAGGTGTCAGACTGTTTGATGAAGGTGTCAAGGCCCTTGCAGCCGATGATTTAAAAGCGGCATTTAAAGGATATGCGACACTGTCTCTGGAGTCAAAAGTCGGTGGATTGCTTGACAGCAATGGTGCCAGGGTTTCGGAACTGGGCGAAGGGGTGTCCGGACGACTGTTTGTGGAAGAAACTCCCTGTTATGCAGAGGCTGGAGGCCAGGTGGGCGACAGTGGTAGAATTATCTGGAAAAATGGTCAGGGTGTGGTGGAGTCGACCCTTTCTGAAGGAGATAATATAATTCTCCATAAGGTATCCATTGAAAAAGGTGTGCTCAGGGAAGGGGATATGGTCGAAATAATGGTGGATCCAGATAAGCGCCAGGCCACCGCAGCTCACCATTCAGCCACTCACCTCCTGCAGGCGGCTCTCAGGGAAGTATTGGGTGATCATGTCAAACAGGCGGGATCATTAGTGGGGCCTGACAGACTGCGTTTTGATTTCACTCATTTTTCACCGCTTGAAGAAAAGGAAATTGAAGCAATTGAACAGCTTGTCAATGAAAAGATACGGGAAAACTGCCAGGTGACAACGCAGATTCTTGACAGGGATGAGGCTATCAGAGACGGGGCTACTGCTCTTTTCGGGGAAAAATACGAGGATGCAGTGAGAGTGGTTTCCATGGCCGATTTCAGCAAGGAGCTTTGTGGTGGCACGCATGTGGCTTATTCAGGAGAAATCGGGTTGTTCAAGATCCTTTCTGAAGGAGGTATTGCTGCAGGAGTACGGAGGATTGAGGCCCTGGCAGGGAGCAGGGCCTTTGATCATATCCAGAGTGTCTGCGGAAGGGAAAGAGAAGTCTGCACTCTGCTGAACGCCACAGCTGATGAGGTTGTGACAAAAGTGAAGACATTGTTGAAAACCAATAAGAGCCAGGAAAAGAAAATTGCAGACCTGTCCACACGTCTTGCCAGTTCAGACCTGCATTCGATCCTTGCAGACGCAATGACTGTTGCCGGGATTCAGGTGGTGGCGGCAAAAATACCCCTTGATAACCCCAGGACACTGAGAGAGGTGGGAGATAAGATCAGGGATAATATGGGTTCCGGGATTGCCCTGCTGGGTGGTGATAATGGTGGTAAGGCAGCACTTTTGGCTATTGTCAGCAAGGATCTTACCGGTAAAGTGAAAGCCGGAGAACTGGTCAATCGGGTCGCAAAAATCGTGGGCGGAAAAGGTGGCGGCCGACCCGACATGGCTCAGGCAGGTGGTCCTATGGTTGACAGATTGAACGAGGCCATTGCATCGGTTCCTGCTGTTGTGGAAAAAATAATGAAGGGGAAATAG
- the atpG gene encoding ATP synthase F1 subunit gamma — translation MPSLKEVKTKITGVKKTSQITKAMNMVAAAKLRGAQEKMEAFRPYTSKFNDAMSNLSGGANSDAFPLMENRDVKKVELVVITSDRGLCGSYNANIVKRVEKMVAGYEAEGKEVSLVCVGKKGFQLLRKTGKVRKNYNDIMANFQMFNAREIATDLAEKFLAGESDKVEIVFGEFKSVAVQSPVAVPFLPVQPVESDGEDEKKLSGDYIYEPSSEEIMDTLQPLYLNVIIYHAMLEVGASEHAARMTAMDNATNACKDIVSNLTVIYNKARQAAVTNELMDIVGGAEALK, via the coding sequence ATGCCGAGTTTAAAAGAAGTTAAAACGAAGATCACCGGTGTAAAAAAGACATCCCAGATCACCAAAGCCATGAACATGGTCGCCGCGGCTAAACTGCGCGGCGCTCAGGAGAAGATGGAGGCGTTCCGGCCCTATACTTCAAAGTTCAATGACGCCATGTCGAATCTGTCCGGTGGAGCAAACAGCGATGCGTTCCCCCTGATGGAAAATCGAGATGTAAAAAAGGTCGAACTGGTTGTTATCACCTCTGATCGAGGATTATGTGGTTCCTACAATGCAAACATCGTTAAACGTGTAGAAAAAATGGTTGCAGGATACGAGGCTGAGGGAAAGGAAGTGAGCCTGGTATGTGTAGGAAAAAAAGGATTTCAATTACTCAGAAAAACCGGAAAAGTCAGGAAAAATTACAATGACATCATGGCAAATTTCCAGATGTTTAATGCACGGGAAATTGCTACTGATCTGGCCGAAAAATTTCTGGCAGGTGAATCGGACAAGGTCGAAATTGTTTTCGGCGAATTCAAATCCGTTGCTGTCCAGAGTCCGGTTGCTGTTCCATTTCTTCCCGTCCAGCCTGTCGAGAGCGATGGAGAAGACGAGAAGAAGCTTTCAGGTGACTACATCTATGAACCTTCCTCGGAGGAAATCATGGATACACTGCAACCTCTTTATCTTAACGTCATCATTTACCATGCCATGCTGGAGGTAGGTGCCAGTGAGCACGCCGCACGGATGACGGCAATGGATAATGCCACCAACGCATGTAAGGATATCGTCAGTAATCTGACTGTTATTTACAATAAGGCCCGTCAGGCTGCAGTAACAAATGAGCTTATGGATATTGTTGGTGGTGCGGAAGCCCTGAAATAA
- the atpA gene encoding F0F1 ATP synthase subunit alpha — MQIKAEEISQIIKDQIGEYETSIDLNETGTVISVGDGIARVYGVKNCMAMELLEFPGGIMGLALNLEADNVGCAVLGNVSGIKEGDIVKRTGRIAEVPVGPAMEGRVVDGIGQPIDGQGPINSELSSKIEVLAPGVIARKGVHEPCYTGAKAVDAMTPVGRGQRELIIGDRQIGKTALCVDAIIAQKNTDVHCIYVAVGQKKSTVALVVEALRKHGAMEYTTVVSACASDPAPMQYIAPFAGCSMGEYFRDNGQHALIIYDDLSKQAVAYRELSLLLRRPPGREAYPGDIFFNHSRLLERAAKVNDELGAGSLTALPIIETQAGDVSAFIPTNVISITDGQVYLEPNLFFSGVRPAINVGLSVSRVGGAAQVKAMKQVAGTLRLDLAQYRELAAFAAFGSDLDAATQAKLTRGERLVEILKQPQYQPLPMEKQVTIIYAGANGFLDSLPVDTLADYEKELYSYIESNEPGIFTDLVAEEQFTDGIKEKLDKVLNSFGETFKASKGLN, encoded by the coding sequence ATGCAGATCAAAGCCGAAGAAATCAGTCAAATTATTAAAGACCAGATAGGGGAGTACGAAACCAGTATTGACCTTAACGAGACTGGTACCGTTATCTCGGTAGGTGATGGTATCGCCCGTGTCTACGGTGTGAAAAATTGTATGGCCATGGAGCTTCTAGAGTTTCCGGGTGGCATTATGGGCCTTGCCCTCAACCTGGAAGCTGACAATGTCGGTTGTGCCGTTCTGGGAAACGTTTCCGGGATCAAGGAAGGTGATATTGTCAAAAGAACCGGCAGGATTGCAGAGGTTCCAGTCGGTCCTGCCATGGAAGGTCGGGTTGTGGACGGAATCGGCCAGCCGATTGACGGACAGGGACCGATTAACTCGGAACTCTCCTCCAAAATAGAGGTTCTTGCCCCCGGTGTTATTGCCAGAAAGGGTGTCCATGAACCCTGTTATACCGGCGCGAAGGCAGTTGATGCCATGACTCCGGTGGGAAGAGGACAGCGTGAGCTAATTATTGGAGACCGCCAGATTGGAAAGACTGCTCTTTGTGTTGATGCCATCATTGCTCAGAAAAATACTGATGTCCACTGTATTTACGTGGCTGTCGGGCAGAAAAAATCAACGGTTGCCCTCGTTGTGGAAGCTCTGAGAAAGCACGGTGCCATGGAGTATACAACAGTCGTTTCCGCCTGTGCCTCAGATCCTGCGCCGATGCAATATATTGCACCTTTTGCAGGTTGTTCCATGGGTGAGTATTTCCGCGACAATGGTCAGCATGCTCTGATAATTTACGATGACCTTTCAAAACAGGCTGTTGCCTATCGCGAACTTTCTCTTCTTCTCAGGCGTCCTCCCGGACGTGAAGCCTATCCTGGAGATATTTTCTTTAACCATTCAAGACTCCTCGAAAGGGCCGCAAAAGTAAATGATGAACTTGGTGCCGGTTCCCTGACTGCACTGCCGATTATTGAAACCCAGGCAGGAGATGTTTCCGCATTTATTCCGACAAACGTTATTTCCATTACAGACGGTCAGGTTTATCTTGAACCGAACCTGTTTTTCTCTGGTGTCCGTCCGGCAATTAATGTCGGTCTTTCAGTTTCCCGTGTAGGTGGTGCAGCCCAGGTGAAGGCGATGAAACAGGTTGCAGGTACACTCCGTCTTGATCTTGCCCAGTATCGTGAACTGGCGGCGTTTGCTGCATTTGGGTCCGACCTGGATGCTGCAACCCAGGCAAAACTGACCAGGGGAGAACGCCTTGTGGAGATTCTGAAACAGCCACAGTACCAGCCACTACCCATGGAAAAGCAGGTAACTATTATTTATGCGGGAGCTAATGGCTTTCTTGATTCGCTCCCTGTGGATACTCTTGCTGATTACGAAAAGGAATTGTACAGCTATATAGAGTCTAATGAACCAGGTATTTTTACTGATCTCGTTGCAGAAGAGCAGTTTACTGACGGTATCAAGGAAAAACTTGATAAGGTGTTGAACAGCTTTGGTGAAACGTTCAAAGCGAGCAAAGGTCTTAACTGA
- a CDS encoding ArsR/SmtB family transcription factor — protein sequence MQDEQIDAMSKLLKSMSHPIRLKILCLLQDRELSVGEIRDQVKTTNANVSQHLNILRSQGIIDFRKDANFIYNKITDKRILELIQKMRTLFCPNF from the coding sequence ATGCAAGACGAACAAATTGATGCAATGTCTAAACTCCTCAAGTCCATGTCGCACCCTATTCGGTTGAAAATTCTCTGCCTGCTCCAGGACAGGGAGCTGTCGGTGGGGGAAATCAGGGATCAGGTGAAAACCACAAACGCCAATGTTTCGCAGCATTTAAACATACTTCGAAGCCAGGGCATTATCGATTTTCGTAAAGACGCGAATTTCATTTACAACAAGATTACGGACAAAAGAATTCTGGAGCTTATCCAGAAAATGAGAACACTCTTCTGTCCCAATTTTTAA
- the acs gene encoding acetate--CoA ligase — MNNLMKKKNNQESSSPSSDSCLSKYKKVYDLSLENPEAFWAERAETLVSWARKWDEVLQGDFNRREVSWFSGGRLNVSSNCLDRHLEKGCRNQAALIWQGENDDEVKVYTYQMLLTETCRFANVLKDKGIKKGDCVSIYLPMIPELVIAMLACARIGAVHSVIFCGFSSTALKNRIKDCGSKVFVTADTVARGGRIIPLKPNADGPLDECQSIRNCIVVRRSEKEISMVPGRDSWWHEEMAREGIGRYCEPVEMDAGDTLFMLYTSGSTGKPKGVLHSCGGYLTYVLHTCRTVFHFSENDIHWCTADIGWITGHSYSVYGPLGAGATILIYEGLPLYPEPDRYWRIVEKFGVTVLYTAPAAIRALMHFGAGLAGRYDLSSLRFLGSVGEPINPGEWNWYFKEIGHSKLPVIDTWWQTETGGIMLAPLVHPELCGPGGCSRPLPGIDAAVFTESGRETVPGESGRLVIRKPWPGMLKAVLGDGGRVQKMYFSSYPGVYDTGDSARRSGENVFQITGRLDDVIIISGHRLGTAEIESVLTAHRSVAEAAVVGIADSLKGQKIYAFVTVGKNVEQTPGLLGELRQYVQETIGPIATHSTIQYVSALPKTRSGKIMRRLLRKIASNDFHHFGDISTLADPSVITDLIEGKKRSSP, encoded by the coding sequence ATGAATAACCTGATGAAAAAAAAGAATAATCAGGAATCATCCTCTCCTTCTTCCGACAGCTGTCTTTCAAAATATAAAAAAGTATACGATTTGTCTCTTGAAAATCCTGAAGCATTCTGGGCTGAACGGGCGGAAACTCTGGTCAGTTGGGCAAGGAAATGGGATGAAGTGCTTCAAGGTGATTTTAACAGGAGGGAGGTTTCCTGGTTTTCCGGCGGCAGGCTCAATGTATCCAGTAATTGCCTGGACCGGCACCTTGAAAAAGGTTGTCGTAATCAGGCGGCTCTCATCTGGCAGGGTGAAAATGATGATGAAGTAAAAGTTTATACATATCAGATGCTGTTGACGGAAACATGCAGGTTTGCCAATGTGCTCAAAGACAAAGGGATAAAAAAGGGGGATTGTGTATCCATTTATCTGCCCATGATTCCGGAACTCGTTATTGCCATGCTTGCCTGTGCGAGAATAGGCGCTGTTCATTCGGTGATATTCTGTGGATTTTCCTCAACCGCGTTGAAGAACAGGATTAAGGATTGCGGTTCGAAGGTTTTTGTAACTGCAGATACAGTCGCCCGCGGTGGGCGGATAATTCCCTTGAAACCTAATGCTGATGGGCCTCTTGATGAATGCCAATCAATCAGGAACTGTATCGTTGTACGACGAAGCGAAAAAGAGATTTCAATGGTGCCTGGGAGGGACAGCTGGTGGCATGAGGAAATGGCCCGGGAGGGAATAGGGAGATATTGTGAACCAGTAGAAATGGATGCAGGGGATACGCTCTTCATGCTGTATACTTCCGGGTCCACGGGAAAACCTAAAGGTGTACTGCATTCCTGTGGCGGATATTTGACATATGTTCTCCATACATGCAGGACAGTTTTCCACTTCAGTGAGAATGATATTCACTGGTGTACTGCCGATATCGGTTGGATAACTGGACATTCCTATTCTGTGTATGGACCATTGGGAGCTGGTGCGACCATATTGATTTACGAAGGACTTCCTCTATATCCGGAACCTGACAGGTATTGGCGGATTGTGGAAAAATTCGGAGTAACCGTATTGTATACCGCTCCCGCAGCAATACGGGCCCTGATGCATTTCGGGGCAGGTCTGGCGGGCAGGTATGATCTGTCGTCATTGAGGTTTCTTGGCTCCGTTGGGGAGCCGATAAATCCGGGGGAATGGAACTGGTATTTTAAGGAAATCGGCCACTCAAAGCTTCCAGTGATTGATACATGGTGGCAGACAGAAACCGGCGGCATCATGCTCGCCCCTCTGGTTCACCCGGAGTTATGTGGTCCGGGAGGATGTTCCAGGCCTCTACCCGGTATTGATGCAGCAGTCTTTACAGAAAGTGGCAGGGAAACAGTTCCGGGGGAAAGCGGACGGCTAGTCATAAGAAAGCCGTGGCCAGGTATGTTAAAAGCCGTCCTTGGGGATGGGGGGCGTGTGCAAAAAATGTATTTCTCTTCATATCCGGGGGTGTACGATACCGGAGACTCTGCGCGCAGAAGCGGGGAGAATGTTTTTCAGATCACCGGTCGTCTTGATGATGTGATCATTATATCAGGTCATCGGCTGGGAACTGCTGAAATAGAGTCGGTACTGACAGCCCATCGGAGTGTTGCTGAAGCTGCTGTTGTCGGGATTGCTGATTCCCTGAAAGGCCAGAAGATTTATGCCTTTGTCACGGTTGGAAAAAATGTTGAACAAACCCCCGGGTTGCTTGGAGAACTCCGGCAATATGTTCAAGAAACGATAGGGCCAATTGCAACTCACTCCACGATACAATACGTTTCTGCATTGCCGAAAACCAGGAGCGGTAAAATCATGAGAAGACTGCTCAGAAAAATCGCCTCAAATGATTTTCATCATTTCGGTGATATATCGACCCTCGCGGATCCTTCCGTGATCACAGATCTGATTGAAGGAAAAAAAAGATCTTCACCTTAG
- a CDS encoding ATP synthase F0 subunit B, which translates to MITMDITLVIQIVNMVVLMFLLNGVLYKPVKKILRERSEKLQGMQNEISDFEKNAKLRQEEVDAKMAKASGKAKAALDSARAEAQAAGNEKLAAIKAEADEGREEKLAEIRSQVERARKELHAGLEGFATEMAGKILGRSL; encoded by the coding sequence ATGATTACGATGGATATTACCTTGGTAATTCAGATTGTTAACATGGTTGTTCTCATGTTTCTGCTCAACGGGGTTCTTTACAAGCCTGTAAAGAAAATCCTCAGAGAGCGATCTGAAAAACTGCAGGGAATGCAGAATGAGATTTCGGATTTTGAAAAAAATGCGAAACTCAGGCAGGAAGAGGTCGATGCGAAAATGGCAAAGGCATCCGGAAAGGCGAAAGCTGCTCTGGATTCAGCCAGGGCTGAGGCACAGGCTGCAGGGAATGAAAAGCTGGCGGCTATCAAGGCGGAAGCTGATGAGGGCAGGGAGGAAAAACTTGCTGAAATCAGGTCGCAGGTTGAAAGAGCCAGAAAAGAGTTGCATGCAGGGCTTGAAGGGTTTGCAACGGAAATGGCAGGTAAAATTCTGGGGAGGAGTCTCTAA
- a CDS encoding F0F1 ATP synthase subunit delta, which yields MKQTILARRYAKAIFTVGQEQGKFEEYNEVLNGLAGLFATNPEVVDALTNPLYPLDVREKVMVGMIGSMEVDSVMGNFLSLLVQKKRAGILPEIAEEYSTMVDEEKNISHGSVISAVELSDELRESVQATLEKLTGKKVELSITVDPSIIGGIIAKVGDLVLDGSIKTQLAGLKDSIKGRE from the coding sequence GTGAAACAGACAATCCTCGCACGGCGATACGCCAAGGCAATTTTCACGGTAGGACAGGAACAGGGGAAGTTCGAAGAGTACAATGAAGTGCTCAATGGACTTGCCGGGCTGTTTGCAACGAATCCTGAAGTTGTGGATGCGTTGACAAATCCGCTTTATCCTCTGGATGTCAGGGAAAAAGTAATGGTCGGCATGATCGGCTCAATGGAAGTCGATTCCGTAATGGGAAATTTCCTGAGCCTCTTAGTTCAGAAAAAACGCGCCGGGATTCTGCCTGAGATAGCGGAAGAGTACAGTACCATGGTCGATGAGGAAAAAAACATCAGCCACGGCAGTGTTATCTCAGCGGTAGAATTGAGTGATGAATTACGTGAAAGTGTTCAGGCTACATTAGAAAAGTTAACAGGCAAGAAGGTTGAGTTGTCCATTACTGTGGATCCTTCGATCATCGGCGGTATAATTGCCAAGGTAGGAGACCTGGTCTTGGATGGTTCCATCAAAACCCAGCTTGCAGGTTTAAAAGATTCCATTAAGGGGAGAGAATAG
- a CDS encoding F0F1 ATP synthase subunit B family protein, whose protein sequence is MRGVKNFVGMLSLATLALWFALSLGTAFASVEAHAPAADSHAVVTDGTGHGEAAVAAEGHETAGGEAHSSSLSAVKLKDLGWRVVNFIALLIILVKFGAKPIGSGLAARQKQIKDEIEDLQKKRVDAEKSYNDFQAKLANVESEIDTVVERAVAQAEIEKKKIIEKAEQAADDIKRAAEMAIQNEITEARRLLKDEVAEQAAVMAEELIVKNLTDDDQVKIIEDYLAKVGAVQ, encoded by the coding sequence ATGAGAGGAGTGAAAAACTTTGTCGGGATGCTAAGCCTGGCTACGTTGGCACTTTGGTTTGCCTTGTCCCTGGGTACCGCTTTTGCTTCGGTAGAGGCGCATGCGCCAGCTGCCGACAGTCATGCCGTGGTAACGGACGGAACCGGTCATGGTGAGGCCGCGGTTGCTGCGGAGGGTCATGAAACTGCAGGTGGAGAAGCCCACAGTTCGAGTCTTTCTGCCGTCAAGCTCAAAGATCTTGGGTGGAGGGTCGTCAATTTTATTGCCCTTTTGATTATTCTGGTCAAGTTCGGTGCGAAACCGATTGGATCCGGTCTGGCTGCAAGGCAGAAGCAGATCAAGGACGAGATTGAGGATCTGCAGAAGAAGAGGGTGGACGCCGAAAAATCATATAACGATTTTCAGGCGAAACTTGCCAATGTTGAATCGGAAATCGATACAGTTGTAGAACGGGCGGTGGCCCAGGCCGAAATTGAAAAGAAGAAGATTATTGAAAAGGCTGAGCAGGCTGCCGATGATATCAAACGTGCCGCTGAAATGGCGATTCAGAACGAAATTACAGAGGCAAGGCGACTGTTAAAGGATGAGGTCGCTGAGCAGGCTGCTGTAATGGCTGAAGAGCTTATTGTGAAGAATCTTACCGACGATGATCAGGTCAAGATTATTGAAGACTATCTAGCTAAAGTGGGGGCCGTACAGTGA
- a CDS encoding YgaP family membrane protein produces MIITDWVHTIAGFFILLSLSLGVDASPIFMSKYWLFFTAFVGLNLFQFGFTKFCPLALILKALGVPENRS; encoded by the coding sequence ATGATTATTACGGATTGGGTTCACACCATTGCAGGTTTTTTTATTCTTCTCAGCCTCTCCCTTGGAGTTGATGCCAGCCCGATTTTCATGAGCAAATACTGGCTGTTTTTCACAGCGTTTGTAGGGCTGAATCTTTTCCAGTTCGGCTTTACAAAATTTTGCCCGCTGGCTTTAATCTTAAAGGCTCTTGGCGTACCTGAGAACAGATCATAA
- a CDS encoding isochorismatase family protein — protein MKERTFLVPENCCLQIIDVQESLMAKIDGANQVAATTGFMIECARILEIPIFGNTQYKKGLGPYVASVESLVSGLPVFDKVEFCGLENKETAKFIEDLPATVNTMILVGVETHICIYQTAMGLLDRGFSVWVVSDGVSSRSEFMHLQGLDRIKSLGGVVGPAEMLIYELLGKAGTPKFKEVLPHIIKRG, from the coding sequence ATGAAAGAAAGGACATTTCTTGTACCGGAAAACTGCTGCCTGCAGATAATTGATGTCCAGGAAAGTCTTATGGCAAAAATAGATGGTGCGAACCAGGTGGCTGCAACAACCGGTTTTATGATTGAATGCGCCAGGATCCTCGAAATACCGATTTTTGGTAATACCCAGTATAAAAAAGGTCTTGGACCCTATGTGGCTTCGGTTGAATCCCTGGTCAGCGGGTTACCTGTATTTGACAAGGTGGAGTTTTGTGGTCTGGAAAATAAAGAGACGGCAAAGTTCATAGAGGATTTGCCTGCAACGGTGAATACAATGATCCTGGTTGGAGTGGAAACCCATATCTGTATATACCAGACAGCGATGGGACTGCTCGACCGGGGATTTTCCGTGTGGGTTGTTTCCGATGGAGTTTCTTCCAGATCAGAGTTTATGCATCTTCAGGGGCTTGATCGTATCAAAAGCCTTGGAGGTGTTGTGGGGCCTGCTGAAATGCTGATTTATGAATTGCTTGGTAAGGCTGGAACTCCAAAATTCAAGGAAGTACTTCCCCATATTATCAAAAGGGGGTAA